One region of Flavobacterium pisciphilum genomic DNA includes:
- a CDS encoding cysteine hydrolase has translation MMKIIILIILLINTSMMNSQTKEKSALVLIETQNEWMHPDGKLRKNLVTDDKMMKNSITNIEKALQYARENDLSVIHVGLRFEKGYPELANGKSGLRKAIPQAGTFPINEFGSQFYETVKPLEKEFVVTGRVGASGFAGSNLDAYLRNNKIENIYLVGYATHVCVESTMREAHDIGYNTFIISDATAAFNKKQQDYMLKEIVHHFADQLTTEEFVKK, from the coding sequence ATGATGAAAATAATAATCCTGATAATACTACTAATAAATACAAGCATGATGAATAGTCAGACAAAAGAAAAATCGGCATTGGTATTAATTGAGACTCAAAATGAATGGATGCATCCAGATGGGAAGTTGAGGAAAAACTTAGTTACAGATGATAAGATGATGAAGAATTCAATTACCAATATTGAAAAAGCACTTCAGTATGCAAGAGAAAATGATTTAAGTGTGATTCATGTTGGATTGCGTTTTGAAAAAGGGTATCCAGAACTGGCAAATGGGAAAAGTGGTTTACGCAAAGCAATTCCGCAAGCAGGAACTTTTCCGATAAATGAATTTGGATCACAATTTTATGAAACGGTTAAGCCTTTAGAAAAAGAATTTGTTGTTACTGGTAGAGTGGGAGCAAGTGGATTTGCAGGGTCAAATTTAGATGCCTACTTGAGAAATAATAAAATTGAGAATATATACCTAGTTGGCTATGCAACCCATGTTTGTGTAGAAAGTACTATGCGTGAAGCTCACGACATAGGATACAATACGTTTATTATTAGTGATGCTACGGCAGCTTTTAATAAAAAACAACAAGATTATATGCTAAAAGAAATTGTACATCATTTTGCAGACCAGCTTACAACAGAAGAATTTGTAAAGAAATAA